A window from Citrus sinensis cultivar Valencia sweet orange chromosome 3, DVS_A1.0, whole genome shotgun sequence encodes these proteins:
- the LOC102607547 gene encoding auxin-induced protein 22D-like, translated as MERLLSFESDHLRATELRLGLPGSDKPSVRPKNNKRASSEISQESKSNSCASNAGNDDERDSAPPAKVQVVGWPPIRSYRKNTLQVQAKTSESELCRGMYVKVSMDGAPYLRKIDLKVYTCYPELLNALENMFQLTIGKYSEREGYNGSDYAPTYEDKDGDWMLVGDVPWGMFITTCKRLRIMRGSEAKGLACV; from the exons ATGGAGAGGTTGTTAAGTTTCGAGAGTGACCATTTGAGGGCAACTGAGCTGCGATTAGGGTTGCCCGGAAGCGACAAGCCTAGTGTTAgacccaaaaataataagcgAGCTTCATCTGAGATTTCTCAGGAGTCTAAGAGCAATTCTTGTGCGTCCAATGCTGGAAACGATGATGAAAGGGACAGTGCCCCTCCTGCCAA GGTACAAGTGGTGGGTTGGCCTCCGATTCGATCATATCGCAAGAACACGTTGCAAGTACAAGCAAAGACAAGTGAGAGTGAATTATGTCGGGGAATGTACGTTAAAGTAAGCATGGATGGAGCTCCTTATCTGAGAAAGATAGATCTCAAGGTTTACACGTGCTATCCGGAGCTGCTTAATGCCTTGGAAAATATGTTCCAGTTAACAATTG GCAAATACTCAGAGAGGGAAGGCTACAATGGATCTGATTATGCCCCAACATACGAGGATAAAGATGGTGATTGGATGCTCGTTGGCGATGTTCCGTGGGG GATGTTTATTACCACTTGCAAGAGACTAAGAATCATGAGAGGATCAGAAGCCAAAGGCTTAGCCTGTGTATGA